One Candidatus Komeilibacteria bacterium CG_4_10_14_0_2_um_filter_37_10 DNA window includes the following coding sequences:
- a CDS encoding type Z 30S ribosomal protein S14, whose product MATTSEIVKSQNKPKFSCREVHRCWRCGRRRGYMRDFKLCRICFRELASQGAIPGIKKSSW is encoded by the coding sequence ATGGCAACAACTTCGGAAATAGTAAAATCACAAAATAAACCAAAATTTTCCTGTCGTGAGGTTCATCGCTGCTGGCGCTGTGGTCGACGCCGTGGTTACATGAGGGATTTTAAACTGTGTCGCATTTGCTTTCGTGAGTTAGCTTCACAGGGCGCAATCCCCGGTATTAAGAAATCAAGTTGGTAA